ACTCACTCAATCGAGGTAGTTGGAGAGGTGCAAAAATCTGGATATTTTGTACAGAAGTAGAGGATAGCTCTGGGAACCCATTCCACCTAGATTTGAAAGTTCAAAACCttataaaatttgaaattctaaagagagaagaaatcaaatttatTTAATGTAATTCAACATTACATATATTAAAATGCTAGCCAAATTTATTTAATATCCTTATAAATGAATGAATTAGTGCTAATTATCATGTCAAGCATGTGATTAGCCCTAATTACAGATAATTAATACCTGGGGTTTACAAATAGATCCTACCTATGAAAAACTCAACAGGGTTTTGATGACAATTGAATGGGAACTCAAATATCCATTGGTAACGGTACATGCTTTAGACACAGGGGTATCAGATCATACTCCGCTGCCTTTAGAGACTGGTGATCCAGCTTTTTCGGGACATCCTAAATAGTTCAAGATGGAACTAAGTTGGTTGTCTCATGAGGACTTTAAAGGaaaaaagtcaaagaaatctGGATTCAACCAGTTGTGGGGCAAAATTCGGTTCAACGTTGGAATAGAAAAATGAGGGCACTAAGAAAGCACCTGCGGAGATGGGCACGCCATCATCATGGGGTGTATAAAGCCCAAAAGGAAAACGTACAAAAGGTTGTGACTAACCTAGACACTCAAGCTGAGATAAGAAATCTATCTCaaggggagagagagaccaGTTGGAGACTACTCGTGATGACCTAATAAAACTTCTACGGGAAGAAGAACTTAGGTTTTATCAACGAGCCAAAGCAATTGATGTTCTTCTGGGGATAACAATACTAGATACTTCTAGATGATTGCTAATGGCAAACATCGAAAGAAGCGCATCTTCTCCCAGGAACATGAGGGAGGGAAAATAGAGGGTCAACAAAACCTCAAAGAGTATATCACCAAGTTCTATAAAGACCTATTTGGACCACCGGAGGACAACCACTTCAGCCTGAATAATAGGATGAATGATATCCCTCAAGTCAGTCAACCAGAAAACGAGTTTCTCACGGCTCCGTTCACTGAAAAGGAGATTCAGGAAGCAATTTTTGACATGGAACACAACAAAGCACCAGGGCCGGATGGCTTCCTTGCTGAGTTCTACCAGCATTTTTGGGAAGTCATCAAAGGTGACCTGATGAACATGTTCCATGATCTGCACTCTGGTGACCTGCCTTTATTCAGTCTCAATTTTGGTGTCATAACCTTATTGCCTAAAACCCGAGAAGCAAACAAAATCCAACAATACAGACCCATCTGCCTGCTGAATGTCAGCTTTaagatcttcacaaaagtgGCCACAGGCCGTATTAATTCAGTGGTAGACCACTTTATCAGCCCTACACAAACAACTTTTATGCATGGCTAGAACATTTTAGAGAGAGTTGTAGTTCTACATGAAACTATACATGAGTTACAGCAAAAGAATCTGAGTGGGGTTATCATCAAAATAGATTTTGAAAAGACATACGATAAAGTAAAGTGGAACTTCTTATTGCAAACGCTTAGGTTGAAAGGCTTTTCACCCAAATGGATTGAGTGGATTAAGTCGTTCATCTCAGGCGGCAGCGTGACGATTAAAGTCAATGATGAGattgtccttactttcaaacgAAGAAAGGGCTGAGACAGGGAGATCCACTTTTACCCATCCTATTCAATATAGTAGCAGATATGCTCACACTCCTCATCAATAGAGCCAAAGCCAGTGATGATGTACATGGAGTGGTGCCACACCTAATTGATGGTGGTCTTTCTATCCTACAGTACACTGATGACACAATACTATTCATTTACCACAATTTGGAACAAGCTCAAAACATGAAGAACATCCTTTGCGCTTTTGAGCAGTTATCTGGTCTTAAAATcaatcttcacaaaagtgaaattTTCTGCTTTGGAGAAGCTGAGAACTACGAAAACCATTATATGGAACTGTTTGGTTGCAACTCAGGCAACTTCCCAATCAGATACTTAGGCATTCCGATCCACTATAGGAAGCTGTCTAATAATGATTGGGTTAGGATCCAAGAACGATTTGAGCAACGTCTCAGTAGTTGGAAAGGGAAAAACTTTTTCAACTGGAGGCAGAGACACTCATCAATTCGGTCCTTAGCAGCCTTCCCATGCACATGATGTCCTTCTTTAAAATCCCAAAAGGGGTTCGTAAAAAGCTGGATTACTTTCGGTCTAGATTCTTCTGGCAAAGTGATGAGCACAAAAGAAAATACCATTTGCAAAGTGGAGTATTCTGTGCCAACCTAAGAATCAGGGAGGACTAGGAATACATAACCTAGAGCTTAAAAATATTTCTCTGCTCAGTAAGTGGCTATACCATCTTCTAACGACAGACGGTACATGGCAGCAAATCCTACGCAGTAAGTACTTAGGAAATAAACCTTTAGTACAAGTCCAATGGAAGAGTGGGGATTCACATTTCTGGGCAAGCCTAATGAAGGTCAAAGCAAACTTTTTAAAATTCAGCACCTTCATCATTAATAATGGGTCTTAGATAAGATTTTGGGAAGATGCATGGTTAGGTAATAGATCTCTTCACGAACAATACCCAAAACTTTATAACATAGTCACAAAAAACAGGATACAGTGGCCGAGGTACTGAGTTCAGGTACCCCCAATCTATCTTGGCGAAGTGATCTAATTGGCAACAAATTAGTAATGTGGAATAACCTTGCTGCACGCCTAGCTAACATTACACTTAACCACGAACGggatgatttcaaatggaatCAAGACCAGGCAGGTGTTTTTACAGTAAAATCACATTACTTCGGACTAATACATCAGAATATCCCTAATACAAACAAAAAGCTTTGGAAACTAAAAATCCCACTCAAGATCAAGATCTTTCTATGGTACCTAAAACGGGGAGTCATACTTACAAAAAGACAACCTAGCAAGACATAATTTGCAAGGGAGCCAACAATGCTGCTTTTGTCATGAAAATGAGACAATACAACATCTTTTCTTTGATTGCCGCGTTACACGGTTGGTATGGGCCTCGGTGTACACGGCTTGGGGTTTGTCTAAACAAAGTAGTGTATCTAGTATGTTTGGAAACTGGTTGAATGGTATACCAAAAGATTACAAACCACTTGTCCTTGTAGGTGCTGCAGCCCTTTGCTGGTATGTTTGGTGTTGCAGAAATGCAGTGGTATTTGATAACAAAAAACATTCTTTCTTGCAAGTTATCTTCATGACTACACATTGGTTACGAACATGGGCTATCCTACAACGGCCCTCTTCGCAGGACACCCTTGGCGGCGTCGCATTTTTTGGCCCAGGTGGCCAAGGACTTTTTGTAGGATTGACAGCTATTAGTGTGCGTGGCTTCTATCAAAAACTTTTTGTAGGGTTGTGTGTCATTAGGGCAGAGGCCGGGAATATTTCAAGGCGATGTATCACCTCGATGTATCaaacttgaaattaataaagtttcccttttctacaaaaaaaaactaccaTTTTACTCCTCCTGATTTATATGTATGGAAGCTGACTCCTATATGCATCAAACAAGACACTAAACATACACACATTTATTACACTACCATCAATGAAAATTGGCttccataaaaaaaattaaaattaaaagtcACTATATATTGTGGACTTCTTAGCATCCACACAGTCCACTGCTAGTTCTTTCACCACCCACCTAGATAGGGAGTGGAATCATGGCCTCAATTATCTGCAGTGATGTTGGATATATACGTATGCCGATTTCAGAAAGCATACTGAGAAGTTCATTCAGGAGGAGTTATCTGCAGCAAACTAAACTACATATCCAATCCAAGGTTCTAAATAGTTGGCTATAGCTGCTAGGAAGGGTAGCCGCTATGATATTTAACCTGCTAAATGACAGCTATAGTCTGCTAAACGTCGTAACGGCAGCCCTGCCGCCATTAGCTGATGATTTAAAACCATGATCCGATCTGGTGAGTACTGCAAGCATATGCAGCCACACTCGTGTTCATAAAACATTCGAGAAATGTAAAACTGATGCCACAAAGCCATGCAAAAGCTAGCGATCGTATATATTTACAAGTAGACAGGTTGTATCCGTCGTCAGATCTCCATGATCCTCCCGAGCTCGTCCCAGGTGCTACCGCTGTCTCTGAAAGTCGTCAGCTCGCTCCACACTGACATCGATGGCAGCAAAGGAGCTCCCATCAATCCTGATgaagttgttgttgttgttttggcTGATGATACGCCATGGAGACCGTGCAGCAGGAACGGTTGGTGGTTGTCAGTGGGATAAGCCTCGCTCGCCTCTGACGAACCGAAGCTGCTCGTCATGGAAGCGCCGTGCTGATGGTGATAGCGGTAGTCATAGTAATActgcaactgctgctgctgctggcatcGTTTGCTGCCGTTTTCTTGTTTCTGCTGCTGGCACCTCCTACTGTAGGACATGTTCCTCTTGAAGATCCGGCATATCGTCCATATTTCCTGTGTGATTAGACATGAACCAAGAATTAACAATTGTGTTGTTCCAGTTTATCTGTGATGACTAGAGGTTGATCGATCTGAAATTGTTAGCACTGACTGCATCTTGGAGCTCGGCAGCCGACGACGCCGTCGAGGGGAGGCGGAACTCGTGCATCATCCAGTCGGTCTTGGTGCCCCTACCGGCGCTGCCGCGGTAGTAGACGAGGGACTTCTTGAGCCCAAGgcactcgccgccggcgctgccgtgTATGGGCTTGTCGATGCCGGTGGCCTTCCAGAAGCCGGAGCCGGTGACGCGGTTGGCCCGGATGCTGTTCCTGTACTTGCGGCCACGCAGGCAGAAGAAGTACCAGTCTTCTTTGTCTCCTGCACCCTGCACCACATGCCGAGCTTCATCTGCACATTATTCATACCTCCACAAACAGTTAGCTGTTAGCTCCTCCGATCAAAGAAGAATTCAACCAATCAAGACTTACTTGGAAGATCCCAGGGGTCGTGCTTGTAGATGTCGACCTCCTTGATGATGCCAATACTGAAGCCCTTCTTCTCCACCTTCCTCGCAAGGTAGAAGCTCAAGAGCTCCTGATCGGTCGGATGGAACCGGAACCCAGGAAACACCAAATCATCATCTTCAGTTCCGACTTCCACTCCGCCGCCACTCTCCAAACGTCGGTTTTCCGGTAGTGTCTCCTTGACCCTTTCCGACGGCTTCTTCTCCTCCATGGCTGGCTTTAGAAGCTTTTGTTCTTGCTTCTAGGGCTAAGGTAAGGTAGCTGCATACATGTCATACATGGTGATGGGGCCAAATGGAGGCTGTGTAGTACGGACTTGGTTAATCGCTGTATTAATATGTTTGGATGGCCTCTTCTTGATTGGTTCTTATTGTAAATGAGTGGTCATATGTTGAACTAAACACAGAGAAAGATTAAGATATCAGAAATTTCTGCCCAGGTCAAGTCAGTGGAATTTTGGCCTTATAAGTTAAACTTTCTCATTTCATTTCCTACACAAATTAGAGAAACTAAGAAATTATTATTTAACCTAATCTACTTTACAAACTTTTAACGAATCAATTTTTGACTTAGAACGCATCTTAGTGACATTTTTTTTATGGATGATggccagatttttttttctatggtTGAGCACATCAACACTATATATGTTGTGCCAAGTCAAGGCAGAGGTCATGCCCTTTGACTCGGTAGGAGTGTAATTGATTTGTTAAGCTAGTCCTTTAAATTTTGCAGGGGTGAATTATCTGCTATCCTTTTTTTTAACCACAAATGAGGGTGAGTGGTAATTCCTACAACAACATGTCTTAGTTTCAGCCAGGACTTTATTTATCAATACCAACCAGAAGTTActagtagatttttttttcctagAAAGAAGGACAGCTACGTGCCATTGCATTATAGGAGAAAAAATAAGTTACTAGATTTTCCTCTCAAATTTGACCCTTTTTTGAAACGGAACCAGCAGGAGAGTTATCTGTCGTATTAATAAGAAGAAGGAAAGCCAAAAGGTTTCAACACTGTACAGAAGTTAGCACAAATTAAGAAAAAAGTGGAGCGTGAAAACACGCAAGTTGACTCACGCAAATTGGACCCTTTTGCTTGTTTGCAAATTAATTTTGGGCCTGACTGGTATCTTTTAGATACTTTGGAGTACATTTGCTACTTTTTTGTTAACTTGTGTAATTTCTTTTTATGGCCAGTTGTTGTCGTGATTTGAGACCGTGGTTGCCTCTTCAAATTAACAGGTTCAGGAAGAAAAGTCCAGGATGTAAAAGCTAACCGTGCATACATAATTTTTCTACTGATGAGTAAAGGGTTGATCAGAAAGCTTTGTTGACAGACAAATTTAATGCTGTTTTATGTCAGTGGAAAGGTATGTGCGGATCTGTCTCGAATTTAAGTGTAACTTACATTTGGAACGACAAAACTTGGAGAAGCTTCGGATTAGGAAAGAAAATCAGTCCCCCtttactagttttttttttcactagGAGAGGTAACAGAGGTCCTCCCCGGTGCTCCCCCTTTACTAGTTGTACGGCTAGAGCTGAAGAATCTCAAAGCATTCATACGACTCAAACTGTTGCCATGCATAAATTATTCATTTCCAGATGCATGAACAGATAACTACATGCTCATGAGAATATATGCATGTGACCTTAACGAGCATGGgaacaaagaaaaaagatgcTGAACATGTCCAAGCTTGGAAAAGTGTGATGGTTGAGTCCATCATTTTCAGCCTGGATGAAAATGCAGTCAGCAGCTGTGGAATTGTAAGAGGAGGAAACCATGTTTTAACCTGGCACTTGGCACTCGTCATCCAGGAAAGTTTGGCATGCAGAAAAATCTGAGTCCCTCTTTTCTTTGCTAATGGTTAATAAAACATTTACGGCACACAAATGACCTCTCTCTAGACAAATATATATTCTGGTCTCTTTGGATGATCCCTACCAAAAGAAACCAAGCAATCAACACAGCCACAGTAAGAAACTATTATTTAGGCTATTTTTGAGTTGATCTAAGCTGGCTCTATATCCTGCAATCATATAATTGTGTAACTTTTTAATAGTCGGCATTCGTCCTTATCCTTGATTATAATCAGACTATCGCAAGTGTTTCTATCACAAGCTATGTTCCAATTAGTCGATTCTCTTTGTCttcctttattttgttttttcctGTAGCACTGCCTAAATTACACCGCAAGCTACAGAGTGCTTATCTAGTAGATGAATTTTCAGTTTATGGAAACTAGTGAGAAAAATCATTTTAATTTTCATGTCTTAAAACTGGCCGTTAGAGTCCATTTTCAGCTAAGAGTGATGAGTTTAGAATTCAATTCAATGGCTAAATTTGGtccctttctcttcttttttaagAAGTAGTTGAAGTGCTCAACTACCAAATTAAATTTACTGAAACTTTTTGGTGTCTTCTTTTTGGATCAAACTATTCACATCATACCACATACTAGTAACAATGATAATCCAACAGGGAACATGATTTTTCTGTTGAACTTGCATCCCATCTCTAACGACTATAGAAATAAGTACTCTCCTACCTTTCTGAAGTTCTGATGCACGGCATGAAGTTGTCAATAAAGGAAAAAGGCAATATGGTCAGAGCAGATATAATCACCTACGTTTTGGTGCTGTCAAAAGAGTTTATGACACTGCATGCACGCGGTAGATTAATCCTGATAAATTTACTAATTAATTATGGAAAGCAGGAGTGTTTAACCTCATGTGTCATGAAACTTGATAAGATCACTCATATAACAAAAGCGATCAATCTCGTCTTATTCTTCCTCTGCTTGACATCCAAAGTCAGCATATTCTACTGCTCGAGCAGAAGAAATTCAGAGCTAATAAGTAGATCGACTAAATTCCATTTCCAGCCTTACCAAAGTGAAGCGACCCAACTTTCAGACACAAGCAAAAGGTCGTTT
This portion of the Panicum virgatum strain AP13 chromosome 2N, P.virgatum_v5, whole genome shotgun sequence genome encodes:
- the LOC120660142 gene encoding protein FEZ-like produces the protein MEEKKPSERVKETLPENRRLESGGGVEVGTEDDDLVFPGFRFHPTDQELLSFYLARKVEKKGFSIGIIKEVDIYKHDPWDLPNEARHVVQGAGDKEDWYFFCLRGRKYRNSIRANRVTGSGFWKATGIDKPIHGSAGGECLGLKKSLVYYRGSAGRGTKTDWMMHEFRLPSTASSAAELQDAEIWTICRIFKRNMSYSRRCQQQKQENGSKRCQQQQQLQYYYDYRYHHQHGASMTSSFGSSEASEAYPTDNHQPFLLHGLHGVSSAKTTTTTSSGLMGAPLLPSMSVWSELTTFRDSGSTWDELGRIMEI